From one Lolium rigidum isolate FL_2022 chromosome 4, APGP_CSIRO_Lrig_0.1, whole genome shotgun sequence genomic stretch:
- the LOC124649246 gene encoding expansin-B6-like has protein sequence MAGVTTTNAGAIVAVLSLLVLSVCSAEDYDTSLAKSYKSGWLPAKATWYGAPTGAGPDDNGGACGFKNVNKYPFSAMISCGNEPLFQGGAGCGSCYQIRCVRANNPACSGQPRTVVITDMNYYPVARYHFDLSGTAFGAMALGGQNDKLRHAGIIDMQFRRVPCNFPGMKVTFFILPGANPNYFPVVPAYGNRDGAVVKMDVMRSRNGRPTGSWEAMYRSWGTVFRLDTREPLQGPLSLRITSDSGMTRIANNIIPYGWKGGSSYWSNVQF, from the exons ATGGCCGGTGTCACCACCACCAATGCCGGTGCCATTGTCGCAGTCCTCTCCCTGCTAGTGCTGTCCGTCTGTTCTGCAGAAGACTACGACACCTCCCTTGCCAAATCCTACAAGTCCGGCTGGCTCCCCGCCAAGGCCACCTGGTACGGCGCTCCTACCGGCGCCGGCCCCGATGACAACG GTGGTGCTTGTGGCTTCAAGAACGTGAACAAGTACCCGTTCTCCGCCATGATTTCCTGCGGCAATGAGCCTCTCTTCCAGGGTGGCGCCGGCTGCGGCAGCTGCTACCAG ATACGCTGCGTCAGAGCCAACAACCCTGCCTGCTCCGGCCAGCCTAGGACGGTCGTCATCACCGACATGAACTACTATCCCGTGGCCAGGTACCATTTCGATCTCAGCGGCACGGCGTTCGGCGCAATGGCGCTGGGAGGCCAGAACGACAAGCTCCGCCACGCCGGCATCATCGACATGCAGTTCAGGAGGGTGCCCTGCAACTTCCCGGGCATGAAGGTGACCTTCTTCATCCTGCCAGGGGCTAACCCCAACTACTTCCCGGTGGTGCCGGCGTACGGGAACCGGGACGGGGCCGTGGTGAAGATGGACGTCATGCGGAGCAGGAACGGCCGCCCGACGGGGAGCTGGGAGGCGATGTACCGTTCGTGGGGCACCGTCTTCCGGTTGGACACCAGGGAGCCGCTGCAGGGGCCATTATCCCTGCGCATCACCAGCGACTCCGGCATGACGCGCATCGCCAACAATATCATCCCCTATGGCTGGAAGGGCGGCAGCAGCTACTGGTCCAACGTCCAGTTTTGA